Proteins from one Blattabacterium cuenoti genomic window:
- the tsaB gene encoding tRNA (adenosine(37)-N6)-threonylcarbamoyltransferase complex dimerization subunit type 1 TsaB, with protein MSLILNLETSTKNCSVSIAKNGICLTSVEECSEKYFHSEKLHTFIKYATEISKIHLKDLKSICVSKGPGSYTSLRIGSSAAKGLCFSLKIPLLSIDSLTIIIQKVNIKSGLLIPIIHAKSDLFYTTLFSKSKKRLNSICIKKINDDFFTHLTKNEKVYFIGKKNFFDTKLFSNKIFFLKNYPSAMDMSYISYVKFCNKKFENIEKYIPFYL; from the coding sequence ATGTCTTTAATTCTAAATTTAGAAACTTCTACTAAAAATTGTTCAGTAAGTATTGCTAAAAATGGAATATGTCTAACTTCTGTAGAAGAATGTTCTGAAAAATATTTTCATTCAGAAAAATTACATACATTTATAAAATATGCTACAGAAATTTCTAAAATACATCTTAAAGATTTAAAATCTATTTGTGTCAGTAAAGGTCCAGGATCATATACTTCTTTAAGAATAGGATCATCAGCAGCTAAAGGTTTATGTTTTTCATTAAAAATTCCTTTATTATCTATAGATTCTTTAACTATTATTATTCAAAAAGTAAATATAAAAAGTGGATTATTGATTCCAATAATACATGCTAAATCTGATTTATTTTATACAACATTATTTTCTAAATCAAAAAAGAGATTAAATTCTATTTGTATCAAAAAAATTAATGATGATTTTTTTACACATTTAACAAAAAATGAGAAAGTATATTTTATAGGTAAAAAAAATTTTTTTGATACAAAACTATTTTCTAATAAAATCTTTTTTTTAAAAAATTATCCATCTGCAATGGATATGTCTTACATTTCTTATGTAAAATTCTGCAATAAAAAATTTGAAAATATTGAAAAATATATACCTTTTTATTTATAA
- the nadE gene encoding NAD(+) synthase, producing MKTKKIIKYIVSWLKKYIYKSKSNGFIIGISGGIDSSVTSFLVSMTKFPTLILEMPILEKKINFLSRKHVQFLTKKFSNVFYLKKDLSILFTSFCKVINKKNKRYSLELANVQSRFRMLTLYYYANIKNYLVVGTGNKVEDFGVGFFTKYGDGGVDLHPIADLMKSEIRLIAKELNIAYEIQKAKPTDGLWEDERSDEDQLGATYEELEWAMKITKKKYYNFSNKKEQEIFKKFQILNQKNKHKMKLIPVCRIPSFLKKEISK from the coding sequence TTGAAAACAAAAAAGATAATCAAATATATTGTATCCTGGTTAAAAAAATATATTTATAAATCTAAATCAAATGGTTTTATAATAGGAATATCTGGAGGAATAGACTCTTCTGTTACTTCTTTTCTTGTTTCTATGACAAAATTTCCTACTCTAATTTTAGAAATGCCTATTTTAGAAAAAAAAATAAATTTTTTATCTAGAAAACATGTACAATTTTTAACTAAAAAATTTTCAAATGTTTTTTATTTAAAAAAAGATTTATCTATTTTATTTACTTCTTTTTGTAAAGTAATTAACAAAAAAAATAAAAGATATTCTTTAGAATTAGCTAATGTTCAATCCCGTTTTCGTATGTTAACTTTATATTATTATGCTAATATAAAAAATTATCTTGTTGTTGGAACTGGAAATAAAGTAGAAGATTTTGGTGTAGGTTTTTTTACAAAATATGGAGATGGAGGAGTAGATTTGCATCCTATAGCTGATTTAATGAAAAGTGAAATTCGTTTAATTGCAAAAGAATTAAACATTGCATATGAAATTCAAAAAGCAAAACCAACAGATGGTCTTTGGGAAGATGAACGATCAGATGAAGATCAATTAGGTGCAACTTATGAGGAATTAGAATGGGCAATGAAAATAACAAAAAAAAAATATTATAATTTTTCTAATAAAAAAGAACAAGAAATTTTCAAAAAATTTCAAATTTTAAATCAAAAAAATAAACATAAAATGAAACTTATTCCTGTTTGCAGGATACCTTCTTTTCTTAAAAAAGAAATATCAAAATGA
- the folE gene encoding GTP cyclohydrolase I FolE gives MEEKNKKFLKNLINNENYLHKNIFLMSDKEKIEKIEKYFFQIMKILGLDMNDDSLRRTPKRVAKMFIQEIFSGLNPNNTPNISIFENKYKYNQMLIEKNITVYSTCEHHFLPIVGKAHVGYISNGKVVGLSKINRIVNFYAKRPQIQERLTIQIVEFLQKMLHTQDVACVIEAKHLCVNSRGIKDIDSSTITTKLVGSFQKNSEIRREFLHHIKIS, from the coding sequence ATGGAAGAAAAAAATAAAAAATTTTTAAAAAATTTAATAAATAATGAAAATTATTTACATAAAAATATTTTTTTAATGAGTGATAAAGAAAAAATTGAAAAAATAGAAAAATATTTTTTTCAAATTATGAAAATATTAGGTTTAGATATGAACGACGATAGTTTACGTCGTACTCCAAAACGTGTTGCAAAAATGTTTATTCAAGAAATATTTAGTGGACTTAATCCAAATAATACTCCTAATATTTCTATTTTTGAAAATAAATATAAATATAATCAAATGCTAATAGAAAAAAATATAACAGTTTATTCTACTTGCGAACATCATTTTCTTCCAATTGTAGGAAAAGCTCATGTTGGTTATATTTCTAATGGAAAAGTTGTAGGACTTTCTAAAATTAATAGAATTGTAAATTTTTATGCAAAAAGACCACAAATTCAAGAACGTTTAACTATACAAATTGTTGAATTTTTACAAAAAATGTTACATACACAAGATGTAGCTTGTGTTATAGAAGCAAAACATTTATGTGTAAATTCTCGTGGAATTAAAGATATAGATAGTAGCACTATTACTACTAAATTAGTAGGATCTTTTCAAAAAAATTCAGAAATTCGAAGAGAATTTCTACATCATATTAAAATTTCTTAA
- the cysS gene encoding cysteine--tRNA ligase yields MNEIYNLKLYNSLTGQKELFKPIHKKYVGIYVCGPTVYNNLHLGNCRTFISFDIVFRYLKYLGYKVRYVRNITDVGHLENDLEDKISKKSRIEKIEPMEVVHKYTLSFHNLLNILNVQPPNIEPTATGHIIEQIDMIKKLIEKNLAYEVNGSVYFNLKEYEKLYSYGILSKNKIDNLFKKKLNFSLEKKNPQDFSLWKKASSSHIMNWNSPWGKGFPGWHIECTVMSTKYLGETFDIHGGGIDLKFPHHECELAQAKAIYNNKSNFAHYWMHTNMLTLNGKKMSKSTGNFLEIKDIIQSYKKPFFPSILRFFMLQSHYRSVMNFSNQGLINAEKGYNKIMNSIKILKNFSPKISKKNNNIFDVSHWINDCHKAINDDFNIPLLISYLFKATHFIHSINDINIEKHNINLLKKYMIHFVFDILGLQEKEKKIENNYLSSEKKLRILIHRLIKFHMEARKQQNWIISDRIRKELSYIGISLHDEKLF; encoded by the coding sequence ATGAATGAAATATATAATTTAAAATTATATAATTCTTTAACAGGTCAAAAAGAATTATTTAAACCAATTCATAAAAAATATGTAGGAATTTATGTTTGTGGTCCTACAGTTTATAATAACCTACATTTAGGAAATTGTCGAACTTTCATATCATTTGATATTGTTTTTCGTTATTTAAAATATTTAGGTTATAAAGTTCGTTATGTTAGAAATATTACTGATGTTGGACATTTAGAAAATGATTTAGAAGATAAAATTTCTAAAAAATCTCGTATAGAAAAAATAGAACCTATGGAGGTAGTTCATAAATATACTCTTTCTTTCCATAATTTATTAAATATTTTAAATGTTCAACCTCCAAATATAGAACCAACAGCTACAGGTCATATAATAGAACAAATAGATATGATTAAAAAATTAATTGAAAAAAATTTAGCATATGAAGTAAATGGTTCTGTTTATTTTAATTTGAAAGAATATGAAAAATTATATTCTTACGGAATTCTTAGTAAGAATAAAATTGATAATCTTTTCAAAAAAAAATTAAATTTTTCATTAGAAAAAAAAAATCCACAAGATTTTTCTCTTTGGAAAAAGGCTTCTTCTAGTCATATTATGAATTGGAATTCTCCATGGGGAAAAGGATTCCCTGGTTGGCATATAGAATGTACTGTTATGAGTACAAAATATTTAGGAGAGACTTTTGATATTCATGGAGGTGGTATTGATCTAAAATTCCCTCATCATGAATGTGAATTAGCACAAGCTAAAGCTATTTATAATAATAAAAGTAATTTTGCTCATTATTGGATGCATACTAATATGTTAACTTTAAATGGTAAAAAAATGAGTAAATCAACAGGAAATTTTTTAGAAATAAAAGATATCATTCAATCCTATAAAAAACCTTTTTTTCCAAGCATTCTAAGATTTTTTATGTTGCAATCTCATTATAGAAGTGTTATGAATTTTTCAAATCAAGGACTTATAAATGCAGAAAAAGGATATAATAAAATTATGAATTCTATAAAAATATTAAAAAATTTTTCTCCAAAAATATCAAAAAAAAATAATAATATTTTTGATGTATCTCATTGGATTAATGATTGTCATAAAGCTATTAATGATGATTTTAATATTCCATTATTAATTTCTTATTTATTTAAAGCTACTCATTTTATTCATTCTATAAATGATATAAATATAGAAAAACATAACATAAATTTATTGAAAAAATATATGATTCATTTTGTTTTTGATATTCTAGGTCTTCAAGAAAAAGAAAAAAAAATAGAAAATAACTATCTTAGTTCTGAAAAAAAACTAAGAATACTTATCCATCGATTAATTAAATTTCATATGGAAGCAAGAAAACAACAAAATTGGATTATTTCGGATAGAATTCGTAAAGAACTATCATACATAGGAATATCATTACATGATGAAAAATTATTTTAA
- a CDS encoding trans-sulfuration enzyme family protein, translating into MKEETKLIQNILSDPLTGAISTPIYQTSTYVQESPGVHKGFDYTRTNNPTRKILERLITDLEYGYASLAFSSGLASIDAVLKLLECGDEIVAVDDIYGGTFRLLNLYKKLGISTKFVDTTNAEKAISEISNKTKLVWLESPTNPTLKISDIKYISNKSKKKNSKILVVVDNTFASPAIQNPLKLGADIIIHSATKYLSGHSDVLAGLITVKKPDLYEKLKYIQNASGGVLSPIDCWLTIRGCQTLFLRIKKQSKNAFQIASFLEKKKNSCIDKVYYPGLSNHKNHLIAVKQQRYFGGIVSFSLKNDTIESAKKIVTSTNVFKLAESLGGTKSLICHPSTMTHKSTPLKIRMNAGIQDSLIRLSMGIENVEDLIEDIDQALK; encoded by the coding sequence ATGAAGGAAGAAACAAAGCTCATTCAAAATATTTTATCAGATCCTCTTACAGGAGCTATTTCAACACCAATATATCAAACATCAACTTATGTACAGGAATCTCCTGGAGTTCATAAAGGATTTGATTATACAAGAACAAATAATCCTACAAGAAAAATATTAGAACGTTTAATTACTGATTTAGAATACGGTTATGCTAGTTTAGCATTTTCATCAGGTTTAGCATCTATAGATGCTGTTTTAAAATTATTAGAATGTGGAGATGAAATTGTAGCTGTTGATGATATTTATGGAGGAACTTTTCGTTTATTGAATTTGTATAAAAAATTAGGAATTAGTACTAAATTTGTAGACACAACTAATGCAGAAAAAGCTATATCTGAAATTTCTAATAAAACAAAATTAGTTTGGCTAGAAAGTCCTACAAATCCTACTTTAAAAATATCTGATATAAAATATATTAGTAATAAATCTAAGAAAAAAAATTCCAAAATATTGGTTGTAGTGGATAATACTTTTGCTTCTCCTGCTATTCAAAATCCTCTTAAGTTAGGTGCAGATATTATCATTCATAGTGCTACAAAATATTTATCAGGACATTCTGATGTGTTAGCTGGATTGATTACAGTAAAAAAACCAGATTTATATGAAAAATTGAAATATATACAAAATGCAAGTGGAGGAGTATTGTCTCCTATTGATTGTTGGTTAACAATTAGAGGTTGTCAAACTTTATTTTTACGTATTAAAAAACAATCTAAAAATGCGTTTCAAATTGCTTCTTTTTTAGAAAAGAAAAAAAATTCCTGTATTGATAAAGTTTATTATCCTGGATTATCAAATCATAAAAATCATTTAATAGCAGTTAAACAACAAAGATATTTTGGAGGAATTGTTTCTTTTAGTTTAAAAAATGATACAATAGAATCAGCAAAAAAAATTGTTACATCAACTAATGTATTTAAGTTAGCAGAAAGTTTAGGAGGAACAAAAAGTTTAATTTGTCATCCATCAACTATGACTCATAAATCTACTCCTTTAAAAATTAGAATGAATGCTGGTATACAGGATTCTCTTATTCGTTTATCTATGGGAATAGAAAATGTAGAAGATCTTATAGAGGATATAGATCAAGCATTAAAATAA
- the atpB gene encoding F0F1 ATP synthase subunit A, translating into MISKNLLFLFLSLFLYKNTSNTLDDINKDKKNKINISHTIFEHINDSYEWNIIGNHNNGIILYFPIILWNRNHGLEIFSSYKLSNGKIVKGKYGYYKIFHGKIYNTNSIGIIYLNSKGIPMNNKPWDFSITKNVIALFISFFLLCYLFIRMKHSYKNDKIKWSFGIFLEFLILFIRDKIAIPNIGEKKYKKYFPFLLTSFFFILFNNLMGLIPVFPNITGNINITFVLAITTFIITNINASKSYWKHTFWTPGVPIIIKFLLAIIEFIGIFIRPLTLCIRLFANITAGHIIILSFICLIFIFQNFFIAGFSIIFGFFISMLEIMVSFLQAFIFTTLSSLLIGMSVKNYESKTH; encoded by the coding sequence ATGATTTCAAAAAATTTATTATTCTTATTTTTATCTTTATTTTTATATAAAAATACAAGTAATACACTTGATGATATAAATAAGGATAAGAAAAATAAAATAAATATATCTCATACAATTTTTGAACATATAAATGATTCTTATGAATGGAATATTATAGGAAATCACAATAATGGAATTATTTTATATTTTCCTATTATTTTATGGAATCGTAATCATGGTTTAGAAATTTTTTCTTCATACAAATTATCAAATGGAAAAATAGTTAAAGGAAAATATGGATATTATAAAATTTTTCATGGAAAAATATATAATACTAATTCTATTGGAATAATTTATTTAAATTCAAAAGGGATTCCTATGAATAATAAACCTTGGGATTTTTCTATTACAAAAAATGTAATCGCTCTTTTTATTTCTTTTTTTTTATTATGTTACCTTTTTATTCGAATGAAACATAGCTATAAAAATGATAAAATTAAATGGAGTTTTGGTATTTTTTTAGAATTTTTAATTCTATTTATACGTGATAAAATAGCAATTCCAAATATTGGAGAAAAAAAATATAAGAAATATTTTCCTTTTTTATTAACATCATTTTTTTTTATATTATTTAATAATTTGATGGGTCTTATTCCAGTATTTCCAAATATTACAGGAAATATAAATATAACATTTGTTTTAGCTATAACTACATTTATAATAACTAATATAAATGCAAGTAAAAGTTATTGGAAGCATACATTTTGGACACCAGGGGTCCCAATAATAATTAAATTTTTATTAGCTATTATAGAGTTTATTGGAATTTTTATTCGTCCATTAACTTTATGTATTCGTTTATTTGCTAATATTACTGCTGGTCACATAATTATTTTAAGTTTTATTTGTCTTATTTTTATTTTTCAAAATTTTTTTATAGCCGGTTTTTCCATAATTTTCGGTTTTTTTATTTCTATGTTAGAAATTATGGTGTCTTTTTTACAAGCTTTTATTTTTACTACTTTATCTTCTTTACTTATAGGAATGTCTGTTAAAAATTATGAAAGTAAAACACATTAA
- the atpE gene encoding ATP synthase F0 subunit C codes for MDIDLTYSGLAALGAGIAVIGAGLGIGRIGSSAMDAIARQPEASEKIQNAMIIAAALIEGAALFGIVTTLLAVFK; via the coding sequence ATGGATATAGATTTAACTTACTCTGGATTAGCTGCTTTAGGAGCAGGAATTGCTGTAATAGGAGCTGGATTAGGAATTGGAAGAATTGGAAGTTCTGCAATGGATGCTATTGCTAGACAACCTGAAGCTTCAGAAAAAATACAAAATGCGATGATTATTGCAGCTGCATTGATTGAAGGAGCCGCTTTATTTGGAATAGTAACTACATTACTAGCTGTATTTAAATAA
- the atpF gene encoding F0F1 ATP synthase subunit B translates to MDLVTPSIGLIFWHTIIFVTLILFLSKFAWKPIMNFIDQREKKIEMSINNAYKIKNELKNVENQKNKILKETHIKRDMILKEAIQIKEKIKLEAKKESIIEKKKIIEETKKSIQIERKAAIFDLKNQIGDISVKIAEKILKQELSQINKQYKFIKELVDKLS, encoded by the coding sequence ATGGATTTAGTTACTCCTTCTATTGGATTGATTTTTTGGCATACTATAATATTTGTAACTCTTATATTATTTCTTTCCAAATTTGCTTGGAAGCCAATTATGAATTTTATTGATCAAAGAGAAAAAAAAATTGAAATGTCTATTAACAATGCATATAAAATAAAAAATGAATTAAAAAATGTAGAAAATCAAAAAAATAAAATATTAAAAGAAACTCATATAAAAAGAGATATGATTTTAAAAGAAGCTATTCAAATTAAGGAAAAAATAAAATTAGAAGCAAAAAAAGAAAGTATAATTGAAAAAAAAAAAATTATAGAAGAAACAAAAAAAAGTATTCAAATAGAAAGAAAAGCTGCTATTTTTGATTTAAAAAATCAAATAGGAGATATTTCTGTAAAAATAGCTGAAAAAATATTAAAACAAGAGTTATCTCAAATAAACAAACAATATAAATTTATAAAAGAATTGGTAGATAAATTATCTTAA
- the atpH gene encoding ATP synthase F1 subunit delta — MFLNKKIIQHYARIFFEYSIMNNNNLNDFFYKKVKKISYLLYNHSYLNKIINTSLLNSKKKIEIFKKILYPFDISLFQFVKLLILKKRETFLKEIFLKYQEIYKEEKKGFIKCIIISTFYLSIDIQKMIIYQIKKLNPKYQKKQFQIINQIDKSIIGGILLRIGYKEWDFSIKSQLYYIKKNFKY, encoded by the coding sequence ATGTTTTTAAATAAAAAAATAATTCAACATTACGCTAGAATTTTTTTTGAATATTCTATCATGAATAATAATAATTTAAATGATTTTTTTTATAAAAAAGTAAAAAAAATATCTTATTTATTATATAATCATTCATATTTAAATAAAATTATTAATACATCATTATTAAATTCTAAAAAAAAAATAGAAATTTTTAAAAAAATTCTTTATCCTTTTGATATTTCACTTTTTCAATTTGTAAAACTTTTAATTTTAAAAAAAAGAGAAACTTTTTTAAAAGAAATTTTTTTAAAATATCAAGAAATATATAAAGAGGAAAAAAAAGGTTTTATAAAATGTATTATTATTTCTACATTTTATTTAAGTATCGATATACAAAAAATGATTATATATCAAATTAAAAAACTTAATCCTAAGTATCAAAAAAAACAATTTCAAATCATTAATCAAATAGATAAATCTATTATTGGAGGTATTTTATTGCGGATAGGATACAAAGAATGGGATTTTAGTATTAAAAGTCAATTATATTATATTAAAAAAAATTTTAAATATTAA
- the atpA gene encoding F0F1 ATP synthase subunit alpha, with protein sequence MSDLKYSEISSILKEQLLDFKFESKLSESGIIIQVGDGVARSVGLNSAFYGELVEFNNGIKGIVLNLEEDHVSIVLLSSSKNIKEGDIVKRTGKVFSIKVGEGMLGRVINVLGNPIDGKGPIEGKLFDMPLERKAPGVIYREPVKEPLQTGIKFIDSMIPIGKGQRELIIGDRQTGKTTIAIDTIINQKRFYEQNNPVYCIYVAISQKGSTIARIANILQEKGAMPYTIIVSSNSSEPASMQVFSPFSGTSIGEYFRDTGRSSLVIYDDLSKQAVSYREISLLLRRPPGREAYPGDVFYLHSRLLERASKIIKDQKMAEKMNDIPESIKKMVKGGGSLTALPIIETQSGDISSYIPTNVISITDGQIFLEKDLFHSGVRPAINESISVSRVGGSAQIKSMRKISGTLKLDQAQFRELESFSKFGSELDSSTMEIIKKGKINIEILKQKPHSPYDIADQIAIIYIGTKNILKNVSIDKISNFEKEYLFYLKEKHKDLLISLKNGIFDDSISEILEKVALELSKKYVS encoded by the coding sequence ATGTCAGATTTAAAATATTCAGAAATATCATCGATTCTTAAAGAACAATTATTAGATTTTAAATTTGAATCAAAATTATCTGAATCTGGTATTATTATTCAAGTAGGAGATGGAGTAGCTAGATCTGTTGGTCTAAATTCTGCTTTTTATGGAGAATTAGTAGAATTTAATAATGGAATAAAAGGAATAGTTCTTAATTTAGAAGAAGATCATGTTAGTATTGTTTTGCTTAGTTCATCAAAAAATATAAAAGAAGGAGATATAGTTAAAAGAACAGGAAAAGTTTTTTCTATAAAAGTTGGAGAAGGTATGTTAGGTCGTGTTATTAATGTATTAGGAAATCCTATTGATGGAAAAGGACCTATAGAAGGAAAATTGTTTGATATGCCTTTAGAAAGAAAAGCTCCAGGTGTTATTTACAGGGAACCTGTGAAAGAACCTCTTCAAACTGGAATTAAATTTATAGATTCCATGATTCCTATAGGAAAAGGACAAAGAGAATTAATTATTGGAGATAGACAAACTGGAAAAACAACAATAGCTATTGATACTATCATTAATCAGAAAAGATTTTATGAACAAAATAATCCGGTTTATTGTATTTATGTAGCTATTAGTCAAAAAGGTTCTACTATTGCTAGAATAGCAAACATTTTACAAGAAAAAGGAGCTATGCCTTACACAATAATAGTTTCATCAAACTCATCTGAACCAGCTTCTATGCAAGTTTTTTCTCCTTTTTCAGGTACTTCTATTGGAGAATATTTTCGTGATACTGGTCGTTCTTCTTTAGTAATATATGATGATCTGTCAAAACAAGCTGTTTCTTATAGAGAAATTTCTCTTTTATTACGACGTCCTCCTGGTAGAGAAGCTTATCCAGGAGATGTTTTTTATTTACATTCTCGTCTTTTAGAACGTGCATCTAAAATTATTAAAGATCAAAAAATGGCTGAAAAAATGAATGATATTCCAGAATCCATTAAAAAAATGGTAAAAGGAGGAGGTTCTTTGACAGCTTTACCTATTATTGAAACACAGTCTGGTGATATATCTTCTTATATTCCTACTAATGTCATTTCTATAACAGATGGACAAATTTTTTTAGAAAAAGATTTATTTCATTCTGGAGTACGTCCCGCAATTAATGAAAGTATATCTGTTTCTCGTGTAGGAGGATCTGCTCAAATTAAATCAATGAGAAAAATATCTGGAACTCTAAAATTAGATCAAGCTCAATTTAGAGAATTGGAATCTTTTTCAAAATTTGGTTCTGAATTAGATTCATCTACTATGGAAATTATAAAAAAAGGAAAAATAAATATAGAAATTTTAAAACAAAAGCCTCATTCTCCGTATGATATAGCAGATCAAATAGCCATAATTTATATTGGAACTAAAAATATTTTAAAAAATGTTTCTATTGATAAAATTTCAAATTTTGAAAAAGAATATCTTTTTTATTTAAAAGAAAAACATAAAGATTTATTAATTTCATTAAAAAATGGAATATTTGATGATTCAATATCTGAAATATTAGAAAAAGTAGCTTTAGAATTAAGTAAAAAATACGTATCCTAA
- the atpG gene encoding ATP synthase F1 subunit gamma: MSNPKEIKRRISSIESVIKTTEAMKMISIVKLKKTKNLLINVKNYSDHIELLFSDFFLIEKKENIQKNKFFLIEKKENIQKNKLFIVFTSNRGLCGSFNSSIFEKINFLFQKNNYSYNECMFFSIGKKGFDFLRKRYKIYDKKNNWINLIDDFTIIHDNIKFLTKKLILNFIKKDFYSIYLIYNNLKNSLFQEVIIEKLLPINIENFQKKRKKTEINYLIEPSKKEVFDYLIPKFINTKLLKIFLESSVSEHTARMISMHKATENALDIKNNLILNYNKERQTIITKEILEIISGLESLNEKK; this comes from the coding sequence ATGTCTAATCCAAAAGAGATTAAAAGAAGAATATCATCTATAGAATCAGTTATTAAAACGACGGAAGCTATGAAAATGATCTCTATTGTAAAATTAAAAAAAACTAAAAATTTATTAATAAATGTTAAAAATTATTCAGATCATATAGAATTACTTTTTTCAGATTTTTTTTTAATAGAAAAAAAAGAAAATATTCAAAAAAATAAATTTTTTTTAATAGAAAAAAAAGAAAATATTCAAAAAAATAAATTATTTATTGTATTTACTTCTAATCGTGGATTATGCGGATCTTTTAATTCATCAATTTTTGAAAAAATTAATTTTTTATTTCAAAAAAATAATTATTCATATAATGAATGTATGTTTTTTTCAATTGGAAAAAAAGGATTTGACTTTTTAAGAAAAAGATATAAAATTTATGATAAAAAAAATAATTGGATTAATTTAATAGATGATTTTACTATAATTCATGATAATATTAAATTTTTAACAAAAAAATTAATTTTAAATTTTATAAAAAAAGATTTTTATTCTATTTATTTGATATATAATAATTTAAAAAATTCTTTATTTCAAGAAGTAATTATAGAAAAATTACTTCCAATAAATATTGAAAATTTTCAAAAAAAAAGAAAAAAAACAGAAATTAATTATCTTATAGAACCTTCTAAAAAGGAAGTATTTGATTATTTAATACCCAAATTTATAAATACAAAATTATTAAAGATTTTTTTAGAATCTTCTGTATCAGAACACACAGCACGTATGATATCTATGCATAAAGCCACAGAAAATGCATTGGATATAAAAAATAATTTAATATTAAATTATAATAAAGAAAGACAAACTATAATTACAAAAGAAATACTTGAAATTATTAGTGGATTAGAATCTTTAAATGAAAAAAAATAA
- the trpS gene encoding tryptophan--tRNA ligase, producing MEKILTGIRSTGTPHLGNILGVIIPSINIANKNKKDSSFIFIADLHSMIQINNIKTIKNNIYQIAAAWLAFGLNTENCFFYRQSDISEVTELAWYFSCFYPYQRLTLAHSFKNEIQKKNKEKISLGLFSYPILMAADILLYNAKIIPVGKDQLQHIEIARRIANSFNKKIGTKLFSLPNAFLQKKTMSVPGIDGEKMSKSKNNLINIFSSDEILKKQIMSIRTDNKSLKEKKNTETDYIMSLYKLIATSDKIVKMKEKYKKGGYGYNDAKIALYELIISKFAIERKKFFSFIKKESLLDHILFLGAKKAKKIASERLNKIRKYLKLNPLI from the coding sequence ATGGAAAAAATATTAACAGGAATTAGAAGTACAGGAACTCCTCATTTAGGAAATATTTTAGGTGTTATAATTCCATCAATCAATATTGCTAATAAAAATAAAAAAGATTCTTCATTTATATTTATAGCAGATTTACATTCTATGATTCAAATAAATAATATTAAAACAATAAAAAATAATATTTATCAAATTGCAGCAGCATGGTTAGCTTTTGGTTTAAATACAGAAAATTGTTTTTTTTATAGACAATCTGATATTTCAGAAGTAACGGAATTAGCTTGGTATTTTAGTTGTTTTTATCCCTATCAAAGACTGACATTAGCTCATTCATTTAAAAATGAAATTCAAAAAAAAAATAAAGAAAAAATTAGTTTAGGATTATTTTCTTATCCTATTTTAATGGCTGCTGATATTTTACTTTATAATGCCAAAATTATTCCTGTTGGTAAAGATCAATTACAACATATAGAAATAGCTAGACGAATAGCAAATTCTTTTAATAAAAAAATAGGTACTAAATTATTTTCATTACCTAATGCTTTTTTACAAAAAAAAACTATGTCTGTACCTGGAATAGATGGAGAAAAAATGAGTAAATCGAAAAATAATTTGATTAACATCTTTTCTTCAGATGAAATTTTAAAAAAACAAATTATGAGTATTCGTACAGATAATAAATCTTTAAAAGAAAAAAAAAATACTGAAACAGATTATATAATGTCTTTATATAAATTAATAGCAACTTCTGATAAAATTGTTAAAATGAAAGAAAAATATAAAAAAGGAGGATATGGATATAATGATGCAAAAATAGCTTTGTATGAGCTTATAATTTCTAAATTTGCAATAGAAAGAAAAAAATTTTTTTCTTTTATAAAAAAGGAATCTTTATTAGATCATATTCTTTTTTTAGGTGCTAAAAAAGCAAAAAAAATAGCTAGTGAAAGGTTGAATAAAATTAGAAAATATTTGAAATTAAACCCTTTAATTTAA